The DNA segment TCTTCGCGACAACATGGTAGTCGACCTGTCTCAGCGCGTGCAGCGAGGGTGGTACTATGCCATCGTCGATGAGGTAGACAACATTCTGATCGACGAAGCGCGAACGCCGCTCATCATCTCCGGCCAAGCGGAAGAGCCGACCGAGAAATACTATCACTTTGCGCGCGCAGTGCAGAATCTCCAGCCGGAAGAGGATTACACGGTTGACGAGAAAACCCGCTCGGTAATGTTAACTGATCAAGGGATCACTCGAATCGAGCGGATTCTCAAGATCGATAACCTCTTTGATCCGGCGAATTTCGAGATTGCCCACCATGTTCAGAATGCGCTCAAGGCGAAAGTGCTGTTCAAGCGTGACCGCGACTATGTCGTGCGAAACGGCGAAGTAGTGATCGTTGACGAGTTTACCGGTCGGCTGATGTTTGGTCGCCGGTGGTCAGACGGCCTCCATCAGGCGATCGAGGCGAAAGAAGGGGTGAAGATCCAGCGAGAGAGCGTCACGCTGGCAACGATCACCTTCCAAAACTACTTCCGCATGTATGAAAAGCTCGCCGGGATGACCGGAACGGCGCTCACCGAACAAGAAGAGTTTCATAAGATCTACAACCTGGACGTCGTTCCCATTCCAACCCATAAGCCGATGATCAGGATCGACTACGGCGATGTGATCTATAAGACCGAGAAAGCGAAATTCAATGCCGTTGTCGAAGAGATCATCGCTGAGCATAAAAAAGGCCGACCGGTCCTTGTCGGCACAGTCTCCATCGAGAAGAGCGAATATCTCTCCAGTTTGTTGTCGAAGCGCGGGATCCCGCACAATGTGCTCAACGCCAAGTATCATGAGCGTGAGGCATTGATCGTCGCTCAGGCTGGCGCGCCCGGCCAAGTCACAATTGCCACGAACATGGCAGGTCGCGGCACCGACATCATCCTTGGCGGCAACGTCGATCTGATGACCGACGATCTGCTGCGGAAGCAGGGAATTGAGCCGCATCAGGCGACGGAAGAACAGCGCGCTGCTGCGCGCGCCGAGGCCACTGCCCTCTGGGAGAAGCAGCGGGAGCAGGTCGTCGCTGCGGGAGGGCTGCATATCATCGGCACCGAGCGCCATGAAGCGCGCCGCATCGACAATCAGCTTCGCGGACGCGCCGGTCGTCAGGGTGATCCCGGGTCGTCTCGCTTCTTCGTCTCGCTTGAAGATGACATCATGCGCCGCTTCGGCGGCGATCGTGTCAAGAAAATCATGGAATGGGCCGGCATGGAAGAGGATGTGCCGATCGAACATCCTCTGGTCAGCAAGTCGATTGAGACGGCCCAGACCAAGGTCGAGGGATATAACTTCGACATTCGGAAGCACGTCGTTCAGTATGACGACGTGATGAATAAGCAGCGCGAAGTCATCTACGGCGAGCGGAACAAGATCCTCTCCGGTGCCGACCTCAAGGCAAATATCCGGGAGATGATCCACCGCTCCCTCGAGAACCTGATCGCACAATATGTCGGCGATCGCGTCGACGAAGAGACCGATTTCGAGCCGCTGCTGAATCAGATTCGAATGATCTTCCCCCTGCCGGCTGAGATTACGCCGGAGTATCTCTCGAGGATGAGCGCCGACGAGGTGATCGATGTCATCCTCGAGGCCGCCGACCGTGCCTATGAAGAGAAAGAGCGCGAGGTCGGCAGCGAGAACATGCGCTTGCTGGAGCGGCTTGTCCTCCTCCGCGCGATCGACACCAACTGGGTCCAGCATCTGACCCAGATGGAGCATATCCGCGAGGGAATTGGGCTCCGTGCCTATGGCCAGGCCGACCCGCTGGTGGCATACAAGAAAGAGGCGTTCGCGCTCTACGACGAGCTTCGCGCAAACATTGAGCGCGATACTGTCAACATGATCTATCACGTCGGCATTCTTCAGACGCCGCCTCCGCCCCCGGCGGTCCGCAATATTCAGGAAAACCGTCCCCCAGACGCCGAGTCGGCCGCGCGCGCGCGTGCTGCCAGCCGCGCAGTGGCCCCTCCCGCTCGGAATGGCGCTCGCGCCGCCGCTCCTGTCGCCGTGGGCGCAGGCCGCAAGGTCGGACGCAACGAGCCGTGTCCCTGCGGAAGCGGGCGCAAATACAAGAAGTGCCACGGCGCCCTCTGAGCGTGGCCTGAGTCAAAAAGGCGTTCATCCCTCTGCGGAAGCGCGGCCTCGTTCCTTCTCTCGCTGAAGGGGGGGAGGCGTTTCTGCGCATCGCCGCCAGCAGGAATAGCTTGCTGATTCCCTCGGCGCTGAGCGGATGGCGCTGTTCGGGGTGAAGAGCGCCGGCGCTGACCCCGCCTGCCCACCGCCGGCCGCCAACGAGGTCTCGTTGCTGTCGCGGCGAGAAAGGTCAGCGCGAGAGCGCGTCACATGCCTGCATGCTGGCCCGCAGCGTGCCGGCGTCGCAGAAGGGGCGCTGCGAGCAGGCGGAATGCACCAGCCAGAGGAAGGCGGTGATTGCCGAGCGTCGCTGAGAGGGCGTTGTCGCGACCAGAACGTCCAGCTAGCAAGGCTGCGCGTCATGCCAAGAAGGTCGCTCGACTGAAGCGGCGTTTTGAGGCACGGGCGGGATGGACGAAGCGTCATTGCGGGGACAACGCGGCGCTGCCGGCACCGAACGCTGTCGCAGCGCTCCACCGGCTCGCGCCCGAGCAAGAAAACGTTATGGCGAGGAGGGCGCGAAGCGCCCGACGCGACAATCCCGATCAGCCCTGCCCCGCCGCTGTGCCGCAGCGAGCGAGAAAGAGGCGGTAGGCAGCAATACGCCGCTGCAAAACGTGCCGAGCCGCCGCCGGCGATTTGGCTTGCGCTGCGCGCCCCTCGAGACGGCCCGCCTATCGCGCGGGAGAAGGGGGTTATTGCCCGCGCTGAAGGCGGCGGATCTTATTCACCAGCAACCAGCGGTCCTGCTCGTTGAGCAGATTGCCGAAGGGCGGCATGCCGTTCTGCGTGCCTTCGGGGTTATAGTTCAGGCCGCTCGTCAGAATGTAGAACAGGTCGCCGTCGGTTCGGTTCACGGTTACGGGGTCTTTCAGGCTCGGCGCGGGACGTCCTTGATAGGCAGTGAAGAAGGCATTGGCGCGCCCGTTCCCTTCTCCCTGCGGGCCGTGGCAGAAGGCACAGTTCGTCGCATAGAGGGCGTCGCCGCGCTGGGCGTTTTGAGTGAGCGGAATAGGGTTCTGCAGGCGGCTTGCTTCGACTGCGCTTGGCTTGTAGTTTGCGCCTGTCACCGGTACCGCGCCCTCG comes from the Dehalococcoidia bacterium genome and includes:
- a CDS encoding cytochrome c, with the translated sequence MRLPLILAALAIGASALSTACTPTVNQPLNGNVWPFAGGQYPFDLFPEMHYQQSFRSQEPRRLYPPEGAVPVTGANYKPSAVEASRLQNPIPLTQNAQRGDALYATNCAFCHGPQGEGNGRANAFFTAYQGRPAPSLKDPVTVNRTDGDLFYILTSGLNYNPEGTQNGMPPFGNLLNEQDRWLLVNKIRRLQRGQ
- the secA gene encoding preprotein translocase subunit SecA, whose protein sequence is MLKWLKNLLISDSPEKTIKRLTPIVQQINELEPQFVGLSDEALRRKTEEFRQRLADGEGLDDLLPEAFAAVREAARRSIGLRHFDVQLLGGMVLHEGKIAEMRTGEGKTLVATLPAYLNALTGRGVHVVTVNDYLAKRDVQWMGPVYHRLGVSVASIQHEASFLYNPEWTEGDPRFLHLQPITRKEAYAADITYGTNNEFGFDYLRDNMVVDLSQRVQRGWYYAIVDEVDNILIDEARTPLIISGQAEEPTEKYYHFARAVQNLQPEEDYTVDEKTRSVMLTDQGITRIERILKIDNLFDPANFEIAHHVQNALKAKVLFKRDRDYVVRNGEVVIVDEFTGRLMFGRRWSDGLHQAIEAKEGVKIQRESVTLATITFQNYFRMYEKLAGMTGTALTEQEEFHKIYNLDVVPIPTHKPMIRIDYGDVIYKTEKAKFNAVVEEIIAEHKKGRPVLVGTVSIEKSEYLSSLLSKRGIPHNVLNAKYHEREALIVAQAGAPGQVTIATNMAGRGTDIILGGNVDLMTDDLLRKQGIEPHQATEEQRAAARAEATALWEKQREQVVAAGGLHIIGTERHEARRIDNQLRGRAGRQGDPGSSRFFVSLEDDIMRRFGGDRVKKIMEWAGMEEDVPIEHPLVSKSIETAQTKVEGYNFDIRKHVVQYDDVMNKQREVIYGERNKILSGADLKANIREMIHRSLENLIAQYVGDRVDEETDFEPLLNQIRMIFPLPAEITPEYLSRMSADEVIDVILEAADRAYEEKEREVGSENMRLLERLVLLRAIDTNWVQHLTQMEHIREGIGLRAYGQADPLVAYKKEAFALYDELRANIERDTVNMIYHVGILQTPPPPPAVRNIQENRPPDAESAARARAASRAVAPPARNGARAAAPVAVGAGRKVGRNEPCPCGSGRKYKKCHGAL